Part of the Kitasatospora sp. NBC_01266 genome, TCGCCACCGGTGTCCACGGTGCCCTCGGCCTGACCGAGGGTCAGGCCGGCGCCGCGGACCACCGTGAAGCGCACCGAGCTCGCCTGCGCGTCACCGGTGAGCACCAGGGTGTTGGAACGGTCGGTGGTGCTGGCCTCCTCCGCGATGAAGGCGGGCACCTGGCCTGCGCTGGTGCGGTGCAGCGGGCCGTCGGCGCCGCTGACGGCCCACCAGAAGGCGGTGCCGAGCGGGGCCAGCACGGCGGTGGCCACCACCAGCGCGGCCACCGGCTGGCGCCAGCCGAAGGCGATCCCGGCGACGCGCGCGTTGGCGCCGTCGGCGCCGATCGCGGCGGCGGCCAGCAGGGCGATGCCGGCCAGCAGGGTGGCGGGGCCGGCCCAGGCGGCGATCGGCTGGCCGCCGGAGGCCGAGGTGACGCTGGTCCCGGCCACCGCGACGGCGAAGACCAGCCCGGCGCCGGCCGCGGCCCAGGCCGCCAGCACCGCGCGTCGGCGGTCGGCCCGCAGCAGCGCGGCGAGCGCGGCCAGCAGCACGCCGACCGAGAGCCAGGCCGGCGGCACGCCCGCGCCGCCGGGGTTGACCAGCAGCAGGTCGAGCGGAGTGGCGCGGTGGCCGCTGAAGACCGGCAGACCCGCTTCGAGCAGCAGCCTGGACGGGTGCGCGAGCACCTGCGGGAACCAGGGCGCGAGCACCAGCACGGGCAGGCCGAGGATCGCCGCGACCCGGGGGCCGAGCAGCCGCACGGCGCTGACGCCGCTGCCGTAGGCGCCACCGCGCAGGATCGCCACCGCCAGCGCGGCCAGCGACAGCGGCAGCGCTATGGCCCAGGTCAACGGGACGAAGGCGGTGCACAGGGTGAGCAGCAGGACCGTCATCCAGGTGGACCGCCAGCCGGGGCGCAGGCCGCGGGCGGCGGTCTCCTTGCGGATGCCCAGGCCCGCCGAGACGGCGGCGGCGCGGGCCAGCGGCGGCAGCAGCACGGCGAGGACCGCGGTGCCCAGCCGGCCCTCGGCGATGGCGCCGGTGGCCGCGGGCAGCAGCGCGTAGGTGGCGCTGGCCCAGGCCCGGACCAGCTTGGAGCCGAGCAGCGGCCGCGAGACCAGGTAGGCGCTGACCGCCGAGAGCGGCACGGAGAGCACCAGCAGCAGGGTGACCGCCAGGTCGGCGTGGTCGAACAGCAGCCAGGAGAGCACCGAGAGGACGGCCAGGTAGGGCGGGGCGGTCGCGGTGGAGCCGGTGCCGACCGGGTGCCAGCTGTTCGCGAACATGTCCCACAGGCCGGCGGCGCCGTCGGAGGTGGGCAGCAGCGAACCGCCCTGCAGCGCGCCGGAGCCGAGCAGGTTGCGGCCCGCGATCAGCGCGAAGACCAGCAGCGCGGCGAAGAGCACCGGGGCCGGGCGCCGGGCCAGGCGCTTGAGCAGCGCGAACTGCTCGATCTCCAGCACCTCGCTGTCCTCGTCGCCGCCGGTGGCCTCCGCCGAGCCGTGCCGGCCGATCGAGTTGTCGTCCGTGCCGCCGATGCCCAGTGAGCTGATCGCGCCCTCGATGGCCAGGCGCGCGGTGGCGCCGGGCGGCGGGAAGAGGCCGCGGTCGTCCAGCGCCTCGTAGGAGCGGGTGGTGGCCCGGCGTTTGCGGGCGGCCAGCAGCCGGGGCAGTCGGACCAGTTCGTGGCCGAGGCCGGCGATCTCGTCCAGTGCCTGGCGCGGGTCCTTGCCGACCAGGTTGGCCAGCACCCGCAGCAGGGTGCCGAGCACCAGCCGGAGCAGGACGTAGGGGAAGACCAGCCGCCGCGAGTTGGCCAGCAGGGTGTAGACGGCGCCGGCCTTGTCGACCCGGTGCGGGTGGGCCGCGCCGCAGTCGATCGCGCGGCGCTCGCGGCTGGCTGCCTCGGCGTGCCGCAGCACCGCGTCGGGTGCCACCACGACCCGGTGCCCGGCGGCGTTGACCCGCCAGCAGAAGTCGGTGTCGTCGCGCATCAGCGGCAGCGCCCGGTCGAAGCCGCCGAGTTCCTCGAAGACGTCGCGGCGCACCAGCATGCCGGCGGTGGAGACGGCGAGCACCGGGCGGACCTGGTCGTGCTGGCCCTGGTCCTGCTCGCGCCGGTCCAGGCCGGTCCAGCGGCGCCCGGAGCGGGCGATGGTGACGCCGACCTCGAGCAGCTGGCGCCGGTCGTACCAGCTGCGCAGCTTGGGGCCGATCACGGCGGCGGACGGCGTGGTGTCGGCGACCTGGAGGAGCCGGCGCAGCGCGTCGGTCTGCGGCTCGCAGTCGTCGTGCAGCAGCCAGAGCCACTCGATGGGCTGGGTCTCGCGCGGTCCGCCGGAGTGCAGGTCGTCCTCGGAGGCGAGCGGGTCGCCGAAGTCGTCCCAGCCGCCGGTGACCGGGTCGTAGCCGGACGGGTCGAGGCTGTACGGCAGGTCTTCCGGTCGCAGCGGCGGGCTGTTGAAGACGGCTTCGGCGACGGCGGTGCCGAAGCCGGCCCGGCGGCCGAGCACGGTGGGGCCCGACTCGGGCAGCCAGTCGCCGAGGGTGTCGCGCAGCAGTTGCGGGGAGGTGTCGGTGCTGCCGGTGTCCACGGCGAGGATGCGCTGCACCTGGCGGTCCTGGCCGAGCAGGCCGGCCAGCGCCTGCGGCAGCCAGCGGGCGCCGTCGTGGCTGACGACGACGGCGGTCACCAGATGACGCGGGTACGCGGGCGGCCGGGCGCTGCCCGGCCAGCCGCGGCTCGAGCCTGCGGGCGGCTGGGGCCCCGCGGGCGGCGGTGAGCCGGGCGGCTGGTCTGGGTAGCCGTGCTGCTGGCTGTAGGCAGTCATCGAGTGCGCGGGCCCCGGTTCCGGTGGACGGCAGGTGGCGCACCACACTAACGGCTTCGGCTGAGCGTGCTGTTCACCCGGTGGGGGGCTACGGGGCACCGGCCTGGTCAGCGGCGGGCGATGGGACCGGTGGGGGCGCCGAAATGCAAAAGCGCCCCGCCGACCTGGCGAGGCGCTTGCACAATCGGGTGGACACTGCAGAGATTCTGCAAAGGGAAAAGCGGACAATCTGACCGCCCGATCGGACAGGCGTTCTGTTCTTCGGCTGCCCCTTCAGACCGCGCTCTTCTTGAGCCGCCGACGTTCGCGCTCGGAGAGGCCTCCCCAGATTCCGAATCGCTCGTCGTTGGCGAGGGCGTACTCCAGGCATTCGGATCGCACCTCACAGGCCAGACAGACCTTCTTGGCCTCGCGGGTGGACCCGCCCTTCTCGGGGAAGAACGACTCCGGGTCGGTCTGGGCGCACAGCGCACGCTCCTGCCAGCCGAGTTCCTCTTCCTCCTCGATGTCCTCACCGATCAACAGCTCAAAGAGCTCGCTCATTGGCGCGCCTCCTCTGCCCCTCTTGGCGTCCCCGTGCGTGTGTGTCGCAGGCCACGGACGTCTGCCCTGGTTCGGCCGAACGACACGACTGAAATTACATGTGCGTCACTCTGGCTCAGTCAAGCCGAGCTCTGGTATTGGGTCGCGAATTCACTCCCCGGAACCAAGGCGCTACAAATAGTGTACATATCCGGACAGAACGGACTTTCCGCAGCTCGCGGCCGACGTGTCCGGTCCGAGGCCCGCACACCCCCGCCCTCGCGGAGACGTGAATCGGAGCCGATCCGGTTGCCGACGACGCCCCCCGTGACATAGGGACGAGGGGCGTCGTCGGCAGCGGCGGTCGCCAGGACCGCCGGCGCACCGGTTCGACCTGGGACCAACCAGGTCAACCGGCTGCCTTCCCGGATATCTGTGGATCAAAACCCTGAGTTGGACTTATCACCCGATTCGGCGGTTCATCCGGTATGTCCCCCCTGATGGCCGTACGGGCGACTTGACACGAAGCCCGGCGAGCCTGTCTCCTATAACGCATGTCAGAGTCCATCGCCCCGCGGAGCCGCCACCTCGTGCTCCAGCGTGCCGCGAGCACTCTGTGTCGGGCTCACCGCTCCTGTTGTCGTTAGGCGCGTCGGCTCCCCGCACCGTTCCCTTCGTGAACGGCCACCGTTCTCCCTGAACGGCTCTTCCGGCCTCGACGCGCCGCACCAGGACCACGAGGCCGTCCGCACAGATCACACCTGCACCGCGGATCCGGCTGATCCCCTCCTCCCCGACCAGCCGCCGAGGATCCCGACGATGCGTACCCGTCTCCGCCCCCGCAAGCGCAACCGCGACCGCAACAAGCACGCCCGTAGCGCCGCCGCACCGGCCGCCACCGCCGTGCGACCGGCCGTCCGACCCGCCGTGCCGGCCCCGGCCGACTGGGCCGACGGACTCAGCGACGTGAGCATCGCCGGGGACCCGCTGGCCTTCCCCCACCTGGCCCGCACCGACCTGCCCCGGCACCCCACCACGGTGGCCGGCTACGCGCAGCTGGTCCGCGAGATCGCCGCCGACCGCGACCGCTGGGCCCCGCTGGTCCGCTACGACGCACTCACCCGCTGGTACGCCCGGCTGGAGACCGGCCCGGGCTACGAGGTCTGGCTGCTCAGCTGGCTGCCCGGGCAGAGCAGTGGCCTGCACGACCACGGCGACTCCTCCGGCGTCCTGACCGTGGTTCAGGGCGAGCTGGTCGAGCGCTCGATCACGCACGGCGGCGAGACCACCCGTACGCTGCGGCCCGGCGGAACGGGGGGCCCGGCGGCCGGAGGTTGGGGGAGGGTCTTCTCCGCCGGCTACCTGCACGAGGTGGTCAACGCCTCCCTGGAACCGGCCGTCAGCATCCACCTCTACTCCCCCGGGCTGACCGAGATGACCCAGTACCGGTCGACCATGAACGAGTTGGCGCCCGAACTGCCCTGACTCTTTGGCAGGATGGGCCCATGCGTATCGTGGCACTGGCAGGCGGGATCGGGGGGGCACGCTTCCTGCGCGGCCTCAAGGACGTGGTGGCTCCCGGGGACGAGATCACCGTCATCGGCAACACCGGGGACGACATCCACCTCTTCGGGCTCAAGGTCTGCCCCGACCTGGACACCGTGATGTACACCCTCGGCGGGGGCATCCACGAGGAGCAGGGCTGGGGCCGGGCCGGGGAGACCTTCGCGGTCAAGGAGGAGCTGGCCGCCTACGGGGTCGGCCCGTCCTGGTTCGGGCTGGGCGACAAGGACTTCGCCACCCACATCGTGCGCACCCAGATGCTCGCGGCCGGCTACCCGCTGAGCGCCGTCACCGAGGCGCTCTGCGACCGCTGGCAGCCCGGCGTGCGGCTGCTGCCGATGAGCGACGACCGGGTGGAGACCCACGTCCGGATCACCGACGAGCGGGGCACCCGGGCGATCCACTTCCAGGAGTACTGGGTCAAACTGCACGCCGCCGTGGACGCCGAGGCGATCATCCCGGTCGGCGCGCAGACCGCGAAGCCCGCACCCGGCGTGCTGGAGGCGATCGCCGCGGCCGACGTGATCCTCTTTCCGCCGTCCAACCCGGTGGTGAGCATCGGCACCATCCTGGCCGTACCCGGCATCCGGGAGGCGGTGGCCGCGGCCCCCGCCCCGGTGGTCGGGCTGTCGCCGATCATCGGCGGCGCGCCGGTGCGCGGGATGGCGGACAAGGTGCTGGCGGCGGTCGGGGTCGAGGCCTCGGCCTCGGCCGTGGCGCTGCACTACGGGAAGAAGGGGGCCGAGCCGAGCTCCTCGCGGGAGGGTGGCGACGAGCGCTTGGTGGGCCTGCTGGACGGCTGGCTGGTGGACGAGGCCGACGCCGACTCGGTCGCCGCCGTCGAGGCGGGCGGGATCAGCTGCCGGGCCGTCCCGCTGCTGATGAGCGACCCGGCGGCGACGGCCGCGATGGCCCGGGCGGCGCTGGAGCTGGCCGAGCAGGTGCGCCGGTGAGCCGCGCACTGGAGGTGCTGCCGGTCCTGGGCCTGCCCGAGATCGAGGCGGGCGCCGACCTCGGCGCGCTGATCGCCAAGGCCGTCGAGCTGCGGCCCGGCGACATCGTGGTGGTCACCTCGAAGATCGTCAGCAAGGCCGAGGACCGGCTGCTGCGCGCCGAGGACCGGGAGGCGGCGATCGACGCCGAGGCGGTGCGGGTGGTGGCCCGGCGCGGGCGCACCCGGATCGTGCAGAACCGGCAGGGCCTGGTGCTGGCGGCGGCCGGGGTGGACGCCTCCAACACCGCGCCCGGGACGGTGCTGCTGCTGCCGGTGGACCCGGACGGCTCGGCCCGCGAGATCCGGGCCCGGATCCACGAGCTGACCAGCCGCCGGATCGCCGTGGTCATCACCGACACCTTCGGCCGGCCCTGGCGCAACGGGCTGACCGACGTGGCGATCGGCGCCGCCGGTCTGGAGGTGCTGGAGGACCACCGGGGCCGGGTGGACAGCCACGGGAACACGCTGAACCTGACCATGACCGCCGTCGCGGACGAACTGGCCGCCGCCGGCGACCTGGTGAAGGGCAAGGCCACCGGCACCCCGGTCGCGGTGGTGCGGGGGCTGGGCGCCCTGGTCACCGAGGCGGACGGTGACGGGATCCGCCCGCTGATCCGGCCGGTCGAGGACGACATGTTCCGGCTCGGCACTTCGGAGGCCATCCGGGCCGCCGTCACGCTGCGGCGCACGGTCCGGGAGTTCAGCGACGAGCCGGTGCACCCCGACGCCGTACGGCGCGCGGTGGCCGCCGCCGCGACCGCGCCCGCGCCGCACCACACCACGCCCTGGCGGTTCGTGCTGCTGGAGTCCGAGTCCGCCCGGACCCGGCTGCTCGACGCCATGCTCGCCGCCTGGCAGCGCGACCTGCGCGAGCTGGACGGGTGGGACGAGGCGAAGATCGCCCGGCGGACCGCGCGCGGGGACGTGCTGCGCAAGGCGCCGTACCTGGTGGTGCCGTGCCTGGTGCTGGACGGGTCACACGCGTACCCCGATGCCCGCCGGGCGGCGGCCGAGCGGGAGATGTTCGCCGTCTCGGTCGGCGCGGCCGTGCAGAACCTGCTGGTCACGCTCTCCGGGGAGGGGTACGGGACGGCGTGGGTCTCGTCCACCATGTTCTGCCGGGACGTGGTCCGCGAGGTGCTGGAGCTGCCGGCGCACTGGGAGCCGATGGGCGCGGTGGCGGTGGGCCGGCCAGCGGCGGTGCCACAGGATCGGCCGGCCCGGGCGGTGGAGCCGTTCATCGCGGTGCGCTGAGCGGCTCGAAAACCGGATGACCGGGTGGGCGGCGCGCTCCGAGAATGGCGCATGTTCGCGCCTTCGCGCGGCACTGACGCGCCACCGGCCCGCCGGACGACCACCGCTCAGCGCGAGCGGTGGTCGTTCGGCGCCAGGCGCGGGCCGTAGCGCGGTGGGCGCAGGCCGGTCAGCGCGATCAGCCGGCAGACCCGGTGGCGGTGCGGGGCGTAGGGGGCGAGCAGCGCGAGCAGGTCCGCGTCGTCGGAGCGCGGTCGGCCGGCCAGCGCCCAGCCGACGATGTTCGGCAGGTGGAAGTCGCCGACCGAGACCGCGTCCGGGTCGCCGTTGCTGCGCTGCAGCGTCTCGGCGGCCGTCCACTCGCCGATGCCGGGAACGGCGGTGAGGCGGGCGAAGGCCTCGGCGGACGCCATCTGCGCCGCCTGCTCCAGCCGGGGTGCGAGCCGCACCGCGCGCTGGATGGTGGCCGCGCGCTTGGGGTCGACGCCCGCGCGGTGCCACTCCCAGGACGGGATCAGCGCCCACTCGCGGGCGGACGGCGCGACCCGCATGCCCTCGGCCGGACCGGGCGCCGGGGTGCCGAAGTCGCGCAGCAGCAGGCGCCAGGCGCGGTAGGCCTCGTCGGAGGTGACCTTCTGTTCCAGGATCGCCGGGATCAACGACTCCAGGACCAGCCCGGTGCGGCACAGCCGCAGTCCCGGGTGGCCGCGCTGGGCCTCGCGGGTCGGGCCGGGCGGCAGCGGCGGCAGCCGCTCGGGGTGGTCATCCGCACCGAGCAGCACGGGCAGCCGCTCCAGCAGCCAGCCCGCGCCCGGCCCCCAGGCGCGGGCCTCGACCTCGCCGTGGCGGTCGGTGACGCAGAGCGTGCCGGGCCCGGCCGGGGTGCGGGACGCCCGCCAGAACGCACCGTCCCCGGCGACCCGGCAGGCCGGGTCACCGGGGCCGCGACGCAGCGGAGCCAGGGTGCGGTGCAGGTCGAGCGGGTGGCCGGGCAGCCAGCGCCGTTCGAGGGGGGCGTCGTTCACTGCTCCAGTCTGCCGCCCCGGGGTGACAGCCCCGCCTAGCGTCCCTGCAGGTGGGCGGCCCAGTCGCGGATGTCGGACAGCCGGGCGAAGAGCTGGTCACCCGGGCAGTCGGTGTTGAAGGCGTCCCGGTGGCCGGAGATGGCGGCGAAGGTGTGCGAGGTGCCCTCGGGGTAGCGGCTGCCGTCGCTCGCGGAGGTGAGGGTGGCGCTGCCCCGCGCGTCACGGCCGGTGAGGCCGAGCTTCCAGGCGGCGATCTTGGCGATCCCGTCGACCTGGGCCTGCGGCGGCGTGTCCTTCATGTAGCTGCCGAGCGCCGCCACGCCCGTGGAGTCGGTGTTGAAGCCCAGGGTGTGGGCGCCCAGCACCGAGCGGGACACCCCGCCGGCCCGGCCCTCGAAGATCGTCCCGCAGCGGTCGACCAGGAAGTTGTAGCCGATGTCACGCCAGCCGTTGGAGACCACGTGGTACTGGTAGATCGAGCGGATCACCTTGGGGCTGTCCGAGCAGCTGTACTCGTTGCCGGTGTCGGTGTGGTGGACGAAGACCACCTTGACGTCCCCGGTGTAGACGAACCCCGGCTCGCGCAGGCTCTCGTCCGCGCCCCAGCCGCCGCGGGTCACGATGCCGGGCCGCGGCGCCTGGTGGGCCGCGGCGGGCAGCACCCGGGAGTTCGCGGCGGCGTCCGAGGGCAGCTCGACCGACGGTGCGTCAGCCGCCGCGGCTCCATCACCCGGGTCGACCAGTTCCACCCGCAGTCCGGCCGGCAGCGGCCGGTCCCCGGTCACCCGGACCTCGACCCCGTCGCTGGGGCCGACCCAGAGCGGCGCGGTGGCGCCCCGCGCGCGCGGGCCGCGCAGTTCGGCGGAGCCCTGGTCGGGGCGGTCCTCGGAGTCGGCGGACAGCGCGCGCCAGTCGCTCCACGGCTGGGCCCGGCCGTCGCGGGCCACCGGGCGGGTGCGGACTTCGACGGTGCCGTCGAGGGTGGCTGTCGGGTCGTCCCAGCTGACCCCGAGCAGCGAGTAGCCGACCGTTCCCCGCGCGCCGATGCCGCGGACCGTCGCCCCGCCGGCGCGACCGGCGGGGAGCGGGGCGAGCGGGAGGGTCACGGTTCTGGCCGGGGAGGAGGCGGGCGCGGCCGGCGCCTCGGTGGCCACCGCCGGGACGAGCAGTGCGACGGCGCAGCCGAGGCCGAGCAGGGAGGCAAGAGAGATCCGCATAAAACGGATAATGCGGGCATCCGCCGGAGCCCGCCACCCGCCCCGGCGAACCGATCTGACGGTTGTTCGGCAAACACCGCGGCCATCCGTCCGGCACCTCCCCGCCGCCACGCCCTGACCCGGACCCCCTCCCCCGCGCCCGCGGTCAGGCCGTAGGCTGGGACGCACCATGACTGCGCCTTTCGCTGCCGACGCCCGTACCCCCGCCGAGCTGCTGCGAGCCGCCCTCGGTGAGGACTCCGCCCGTCCCCTGGTCACCTTCTACGACGACCTCTCCGGGGAGCGGGTCGAACTGTCCGTCAAGACCTTCGACAACTGGGTCGCCAAGACCGCCAACCTGCTCCAGGACGAGCTGAACGCGGGCCCCGAGGACCGCGCCGCCCTGCTGCTGCCCGCGCACTGGCAGACCGCGGTCTGGCTGCTGGCCTGCTGGTCGGTGGGCGTCACGGCGGTGCCCGCCGGCGACCCGGCCGAGGCCGCCCTGGTGGTCAGCGGCCCGGACGGACTGGAAGCCGCGCAGGCCTGTTCCGGCGAACGGGTGGCGCTGGCGCTGCGTCCGCTCGGCGGCCGGTTCCCGCAGCGGCCCGACGGATTCCTCGACTACGCGGCCGAGGTGCCGGGTCAGGGCGACCGGTTCGCGCCGTACTCGCCGGTGGATCCGCAGGCGCCCGCGCTGGAGACCGCGGTGGACGGACTGCCGCTCAAGCTGACGGGTGAGCAGACCGTGGCACTGGCCCGCGAGGGCGCCGCCCGGCTCGGTCTGGAGCGCGGCTCGCGGGTGCTCAGCACGCAGTCCTTCGACAGCTGGGCCGGCCTGGAGGCCGGGCTGCTCGCCCCGCTCGCGGCCGGCGCCTCGGTGGTGCTCTGCCGGAACTCCGCGGAGCTGACCGAGGAGCAGTGGTCGGCCCGGATCGAAGCCGAACGAGTGAGCCTGCGACTGCCCTGAGCGGCGCTCCCCCGCCGAGCGCCGGCCCTGTCCCGAGTGGCGGTCAGGAGACCAGCGCCAGCAGCCCGTTGGCCTCCGCGTAGGCCTCGCCGGTGCGCGGGCAGCGCCAGCGGTCCACGCCCAGGCGGCGCAGCGGCTCCCCGGCCCGTCCGACCCACGCGGTCCGGCGGGCCGGCACCCCGGTGACCAGCGCGAAGTCCGGCACGTCCCGGTGCACCACGGCGCCGGCCGCCACCAGTGCCCAGCGCCCGACGGTGACCCCGGCCAGCAGGACCGCGCGAGCGCCGATCGAGCAGCCCTGACGCAGCGTCACGCCGCGGGCCAGCCAGTCCTCCGCGCCCCGGAGCCGGCCGTCGACCGCCACCGAGCGCGGGTACAGGTCGTTGGTCAGCACCGCGGCCGGGCCGATGAACACGCCGTCCTCGACCACGGCCGGCTCGTAGACC contains:
- a CDS encoding DNA-3-methyladenine glycosylase family protein encodes the protein MNDAPLERRWLPGHPLDLHRTLAPLRRGPGDPACRVAGDGAFWRASRTPAGPGTLCVTDRHGEVEARAWGPGAGWLLERLPVLLGADDHPERLPPLPPGPTREAQRGHPGLRLCRTGLVLESLIPAILEQKVTSDEAYRAWRLLLRDFGTPAPGPAEGMRVAPSAREWALIPSWEWHRAGVDPKRAATIQRAVRLAPRLEQAAQMASAEAFARLTAVPGIGEWTAAETLQRSNGDPDAVSVGDFHLPNIVGWALAGRPRSDDADLLALLAPYAPHRHRVCRLIALTGLRPPRYGPRLAPNDHRSR
- a CDS encoding coenzyme F420-0:L-glutamate ligase, with product MSRALEVLPVLGLPEIEAGADLGALIAKAVELRPGDIVVVTSKIVSKAEDRLLRAEDREAAIDAEAVRVVARRGRTRIVQNRQGLVLAAAGVDASNTAPGTVLLLPVDPDGSAREIRARIHELTSRRIAVVITDTFGRPWRNGLTDVAIGAAGLEVLEDHRGRVDSHGNTLNLTMTAVADELAAAGDLVKGKATGTPVAVVRGLGALVTEADGDGIRPLIRPVEDDMFRLGTSEAIRAAVTLRRTVREFSDEPVHPDAVRRAVAAAATAPAPHHTTPWRFVLLESESARTRLLDAMLAAWQRDLRELDGWDEAKIARRTARGDVLRKAPYLVVPCLVLDGSHAYPDARRAAAEREMFAVSVGAAVQNLLVTLSGEGYGTAWVSSTMFCRDVVREVLELPAHWEPMGAVAVGRPAAVPQDRPARAVEPFIAVR
- a CDS encoding cysteine dioxygenase gives rise to the protein MRTRLRPRKRNRDRNKHARSAAAPAATAVRPAVRPAVPAPADWADGLSDVSIAGDPLAFPHLARTDLPRHPTTVAGYAQLVREIAADRDRWAPLVRYDALTRWYARLETGPGYEVWLLSWLPGQSSGLHDHGDSSGVLTVVQGELVERSITHGGETTRTLRPGGTGGPAAGGWGRVFSAGYLHEVVNASLEPAVSIHLYSPGLTEMTQYRSTMNELAPELP
- a CDS encoding WhiB family transcriptional regulator, with amino-acid sequence MSELFELLIGEDIEEEEELGWQERALCAQTDPESFFPEKGGSTREAKKVCLACEVRSECLEYALANDERFGIWGGLSERERRRLKKSAV
- a CDS encoding acyltransferase, coding for MTEAVRIEASADVDPRALIGAGSTVWHLAQIGEDAVVGAECVIGRGVYLGPGVRLGDRVTVQNHALVYEPAVVEDGVFIGPAAVLTNDLYPRSVAVDGRLRGAEDWLARGVTLRQGCSIGARAVLLAGVTVGRWALVAAGAVVHRDVPDFALVTGVPARRTAWVGRAGEPLRRLGVDRWRCPRTGEAYAEANGLLALVS
- a CDS encoding glycosyltransferase encodes the protein MTAYSQQHGYPDQPPGSPPPAGPQPPAGSSRGWPGSARPPAYPRHLVTAVVVSHDGARWLPQALAGLLGQDRQVQRILAVDTGSTDTSPQLLRDTLGDWLPESGPTVLGRRAGFGTAVAEAVFNSPPLRPEDLPYSLDPSGYDPVTGGWDDFGDPLASEDDLHSGGPRETQPIEWLWLLHDDCEPQTDALRRLLQVADTTPSAAVIGPKLRSWYDRRQLLEVGVTIARSGRRWTGLDRREQDQGQHDQVRPVLAVSTAGMLVRRDVFEELGGFDRALPLMRDDTDFCWRVNAAGHRVVVAPDAVLRHAEAASRERRAIDCGAAHPHRVDKAGAVYTLLANSRRLVFPYVLLRLVLGTLLRVLANLVGKDPRQALDEIAGLGHELVRLPRLLAARKRRATTRSYEALDDRGLFPPPGATARLAIEGAISSLGIGGTDDNSIGRHGSAEATGGDEDSEVLEIEQFALLKRLARRPAPVLFAALLVFALIAGRNLLGSGALQGGSLLPTSDGAAGLWDMFANSWHPVGTGSTATAPPYLAVLSVLSWLLFDHADLAVTLLLVLSVPLSAVSAYLVSRPLLGSKLVRAWASATYALLPAATGAIAEGRLGTAVLAVLLPPLARAAAVSAGLGIRKETAARGLRPGWRSTWMTVLLLTLCTAFVPLTWAIALPLSLAALAVAILRGGAYGSGVSAVRLLGPRVAAILGLPVLVLAPWFPQVLAHPSRLLLEAGLPVFSGHRATPLDLLLVNPGGAGVPPAWLSVGVLLAALAALLRADRRRAVLAAWAAAGAGLVFAVAVAGTSVTSASGGQPIAAWAGPATLLAGIALLAAAAIGADGANARVAGIAFGWRQPVAALVVATAVLAPLGTAFWWAVSGADGPLHRTSAGQVPAFIAEEASTTDRSNTLVLTGDAQASSVRFTVVRGAGLTLGQAEGTVDTGGDTKGRLTKLVGSLLAGSGADQATALADFGVAYVVVQGPMVGKVQDVLDTTPGLVALSQDNGSALWQVNGLPATRVVITAPNTVPVPVPSGAETVQATIPAGPAGRVLHLAEQADPGWQATLNGTALKPVTLDGWAQGFQLPAGGGQLSVTRSTPLLHTGWIWLQLLLGVTILVLALPGRRNTKDDDLPEEVVAAAALAAAQAAQPPVPGSRRARRLAERGEGEAAEPADNEPGVYGAVPGIPGQPSGESAPAEPAPAHPDPYAQPPYQQGGYGEEDFQQADPYGYDPYAAQQSYQTSYAGQPQYAAEQYPGEQYTAEPAYEQYADPGYQGDPYAAQQPYPAEYGYGGYDQQGYQGGEPQPWLPEQGHPYDPDNPSYGGHPHHDGADPR
- a CDS encoding peptidoglycan recognition protein family protein, with the protein product MRISLASLLGLGCAVALLVPAVATEAPAAPASSPARTVTLPLAPLPAGRAGGATVRGIGARGTVGYSLLGVSWDDPTATLDGTVEVRTRPVARDGRAQPWSDWRALSADSEDRPDQGSAELRGPRARGATAPLWVGPSDGVEVRVTGDRPLPAGLRVELVDPGDGAAAADAPSVELPSDAAANSRVLPAAAHQAPRPGIVTRGGWGADESLREPGFVYTGDVKVVFVHHTDTGNEYSCSDSPKVIRSIYQYHVVSNGWRDIGYNFLVDRCGTIFEGRAGGVSRSVLGAHTLGFNTDSTGVAALGSYMKDTPPQAQVDGIAKIAAWKLGLTGRDARGSATLTSASDGSRYPEGTSHTFAAISGHRDAFNTDCPGDQLFARLSDIRDWAAHLQGR
- a CDS encoding TIGR03089 family protein — protein: MTAPFAADARTPAELLRAALGEDSARPLVTFYDDLSGERVELSVKTFDNWVAKTANLLQDELNAGPEDRAALLLPAHWQTAVWLLACWSVGVTAVPAGDPAEAALVVSGPDGLEAAQACSGERVALALRPLGGRFPQRPDGFLDYAAEVPGQGDRFAPYSPVDPQAPALETAVDGLPLKLTGEQTVALAREGAARLGLERGSRVLSTQSFDSWAGLEAGLLAPLAAGASVVLCRNSAELTEEQWSARIEAERVSLRLP
- the cofD gene encoding 2-phospho-L-lactate transferase, giving the protein MRIVALAGGIGGARFLRGLKDVVAPGDEITVIGNTGDDIHLFGLKVCPDLDTVMYTLGGGIHEEQGWGRAGETFAVKEELAAYGVGPSWFGLGDKDFATHIVRTQMLAAGYPLSAVTEALCDRWQPGVRLLPMSDDRVETHVRITDERGTRAIHFQEYWVKLHAAVDAEAIIPVGAQTAKPAPGVLEAIAAADVILFPPSNPVVSIGTILAVPGIREAVAAAPAPVVGLSPIIGGAPVRGMADKVLAAVGVEASASAVALHYGKKGAEPSSSREGGDERLVGLLDGWLVDEADADSVAAVEAGGISCRAVPLLMSDPAATAAMARAALELAEQVRR